The following are encoded together in the Pseudomonas maumuensis genome:
- a CDS encoding RHS repeat-associated core domain-containing protein, with product MSKSSTALLASDLARSVLRGSSRVFAYSAYGYDPTRDATCSQLGFNGVIRDPWSGCYPLGNGYRIYNPVLMRFCSPDRLSPFADGGINSYGYCSADPINHADPRGTFKQVHQRRAVDLGQLSDLPKAIQAERVGSVHHTDIDTLKLRYPGHSDLISKVTTQNALFAARALPNPDRIAGNSASFNLPDLGITSGNRDLLEDIIRQGQRAVAARISYAAAPVVANAAAMQEHIDDYSKGREALVNYLVQTMAQLRNTSWPDQTTSVNPSLAYISILETPDLPR from the coding sequence ATGAGCAAATCCTCGACTGCTTTGTTGGCGAGCGACCTGGCACGCTCGGTGTTACGAGGGTCAAGCCGTGTGTTTGCCTATTCGGCCTATGGATACGATCCAACTCGTGACGCGACTTGTTCACAACTGGGATTCAATGGCGTGATTCGAGACCCGTGGTCAGGCTGCTACCCGCTGGGCAACGGATATCGCATCTATAACCCGGTACTGATGAGGTTTTGCTCACCGGACAGACTGAGTCCTTTTGCTGACGGGGGCATCAATAGCTATGGATATTGTTCCGCAGACCCAATAAATCATGCCGATCCTCGAGGAACCTTTAAACAGGTTCACCAACGCCGCGCTGTTGACTTAGGTCAGCTCAGTGACCTGCCCAAGGCAATTCAAGCCGAGCGTGTCGGATCCGTTCATCACACTGATATAGACACACTTAAATTACGCTACCCAGGCCATTCGGACCTCATCAGTAAGGTCACCACGCAGAACGCACTGTTCGCCGCCCGTGCCCTACCCAATCCTGATCGCATCGCAGGTAATAGCGCCAGTTTCAATCTACCTGATCTTGGTATCACTTCCGGTAATCGTGATCTCTTGGAAGACATCATCCGGCAGGGCCAAAGAGCCGTCGCTGCGAGAATTAGCTATGCCGCCGCTCCTGTTGTGGCAAACGCAGCGGCTATGCAAGAACATATCGACGACTACTCCAAAGGCAGGGAAGCACTCGTAAACTATCTCGTACAAACGATGGCTCAACTTCGGAATACCAGTTGGCCAGATCAAACGACGTCAGTAAATCCATCACTTGCTTACATTTCCATCCTTGAAACCCCCGACCTGCCCCGGTAA
- a CDS encoding anti-sigma factor family protein has translation MTRLIPTEHELHAYVDERLEPARRAEVEAWLAANPQEALRIEAWRVDARRLRAALAGFGERPSDPHLELAPLRRRLRQRRQRRLAAAAVLMLAVGLGGLGGWQAREATLFAGMLPMADAVEAHRLFADAAVLDIQASDPRRLQEWLGRHFNRVGQLPDLSGYGLQPVGARLLSNEAGPAALLVFQDRQGQRVSLFLRSPGEHFDRMPSGQRTDGQLQARYWSHGDYNFALVSAADDARGESLRRALGVSL, from the coding sequence CCGAGCACGAGTTGCACGCCTATGTCGACGAGCGCCTGGAGCCGGCGCGCCGGGCCGAGGTGGAGGCCTGGCTGGCCGCCAATCCGCAGGAGGCCTTGCGCATCGAGGCCTGGCGTGTCGATGCCCGGCGCCTGCGGGCGGCGTTGGCCGGCTTTGGCGAGCGGCCGAGCGATCCGCACCTTGAGCTGGCGCCGCTGCGTCGCCGCTTGCGGCAACGCCGGCAGCGCCGTCTGGCGGCAGCGGCGGTGCTGATGCTGGCGGTGGGCTTGGGCGGGCTGGGCGGCTGGCAGGCGCGCGAGGCGACGCTGTTCGCCGGCATGCTGCCCATGGCCGATGCGGTAGAGGCCCACCGGCTGTTCGCCGATGCGGCCGTGCTGGATATCCAGGCCAGCGATCCGCGGCGGCTGCAGGAATGGCTGGGGCGTCACTTCAACCGCGTCGGCCAGCTGCCAGACCTGTCCGGCTATGGCCTGCAGCCGGTCGGCGCACGCTTGCTGAGCAACGAGGCGGGGCCGGCGGCGCTGCTGGTGTTCCAGGACCGCCAGGGACAGCGCGTCAGCCTGTTCCTGCGCTCGCCCGGCGAGCATTTCGACCGCATGCCCAGTGGCCAGCGCACCGACGGCCAGTTGCAGGCCCGCTACTGGTCCCATGGGGACTACAACTTCGCCCTGGTCAGCGCGGCGGATGACGCGCGCGGCGAGTCGTTGCGCCGGGCGCTGGGGGTCAGCCTGTAG
- a CDS encoding LysE family translocator — MPEPSNLLAFALISLGMVLTPGPNMIYLISRSICQGRGAGLISLAGVALGFVFYMLCAALGITALVMAVPFAYDALRIGGALYLLYLAWQALRPGGRSPFQVRELPADSPRRLFMMGFVTNLLNPKIAVMYLSLMPQFIEPGHGSVLLQSLVLGGTQIAISVTVNALIAVMAGSIAVFLAGRPVWQQVQRWLMGTVLAALAVRMLAEGRR, encoded by the coding sequence ATGCCCGAACCCTCCAACCTGTTGGCCTTCGCCCTGATCAGCCTGGGCATGGTGCTGACCCCAGGCCCGAACATGATCTACCTGATCTCCCGCTCCATCTGCCAGGGGCGCGGCGCCGGCCTGATCTCGCTGGCCGGGGTGGCCCTGGGCTTCGTCTTCTACATGCTCTGCGCAGCGCTGGGGATCACCGCGCTGGTCATGGCCGTGCCGTTCGCCTACGACGCCCTGCGCATCGGCGGTGCGCTGTACCTGCTGTACCTGGCCTGGCAGGCGCTGCGCCCGGGCGGGCGTTCGCCGTTCCAGGTGCGCGAGCTGCCGGCGGACAGCCCCAGGCGATTGTTCATGATGGGTTTTGTGACCAACCTGCTGAACCCCAAGATCGCGGTCATGTACCTGTCGCTGATGCCGCAGTTCATCGAGCCGGGCCATGGCAGCGTGTTACTGCAGTCGCTGGTACTGGGCGGCACGCAGATCGCCATCAGCGTCACGGTCAACGCGCTGATCGCGGTCATGGCGGGGTCGATCGCCGTGTTCCTGGCCGGTCGGCCGGTGTGGCAGCAGGTGCAGCGCTGGCTGATGGGCACGGTGCTGGCCGCCCTGGCCGTGCGCATGCTGGCCGAAGGGCGCCGCTGA